The uncultured Cohaesibacter sp. genomic sequence CACCGGTCTTGCTCGGGGAAAGGATTGCCCGTCGATAGTCGATAAAAGGGGTGCGCGGTTGAGAGCCGCTGCACCCGTTCTCGATTAGATTGCTTCGTCGCCGGTCTCGCCGGTACGAATGCGAATAGCCTGTTCCACGGAGGAAATGAAGATCTTGCCATCGCCGATGCGGCCGGTCTGGGCTGCTTTCTGGATGGCTTCTACTGCCTGATCGACCTGATCGTCAGAGAGAATGACTTCAACTTTGACCTTCGGGAGGAAGTCGACGACATATTCGGCGCCGCGATACAGTTCGGTGTGGCCTTTCTGGCGGCCAAAACCCTTGGCTTCGATGACGGTGATGCCCTGCAGACCAACTTCCTGCAGTGCTTCTTTCACTTCATCAAGTTTGAAGGGTTTAATGATTGCCTCAATCTTTTTCATAGCTGTTA encodes the following:
- a CDS encoding P-II family nitrogen regulator, with amino-acid sequence MKKIEAIIKPFKLDEVKEALQEVGLQGITVIEAKGFGRQKGHTELYRGAEYVVDFLPKVKVEVILSDDQVDQAVEAIQKAAQTGRIGDGKIFISSVEQAIRIRTGETGDEAI